The genomic stretch GGGATCCTGGGCTTCCTGCTGGTCGTTGGGACGTTTGTCGGGGTGATCTTCCTCCCCAAGAAGTTCTTCTTCCCGGCGCTGATGGCGTACGTCCTGTACGGCATCCTGCGCACGGTGTTCCTCGGGCTCCTCGACCGTCTGCCTGGCCGCGATGATCACGGCGATGACGACGACGATGACCACTACGAGGAGCTCCAAGCCACCCGTCGGCGCCGCAAGCGGCGCCGCTCGAACCGTTCACAATCCGGTCCCGCGACCGGTCGCGAGGAATCGCCCGCATGACCCGTTATCGTTGCGCCGTCCACATCGTGCCCCGCCGCGGCATCCTCGATCCGCAGGGGAAGGCCGTGGCGGATGCGCTGCACTCGCTCGGCTTTGCCGATGTGGGTGATGTGCGCGTCGGCCGCTACGTGATCGTGGAGACGCAGGCGGATTCGCCGGACGCGGCCCGCTCGAACATCAAGGCCATGTGCGAGAAGCTCCTCGCCAATCCGGTGACGGAAGACTTCGACATCGCCAGCGTGGAGCGCGCGTGAAGGCCGGGATCGTTCGCTTCCCCGGGTCCAACTGCGACGAGGACGCGCTGCACGCGATCGCCGATCACCTGGGTCAGGAGGCCGTCTACCTCTGGCACAAGGATCACGATCTCCAGGGCGTGGATCTCGTCATTCTCCCGGGTGGCTTCAGCTATGGCGACTACCTGCGCGCCGGCGCCATCGCGCGCTTCTCGCCCATCATGCAGGAAGTCGTGGCGCATGCCAAGAAGGGCGGCCTCGTCCTCGGCATCTGCAACGGCTTTCAGATTGCCTGTGAGGCGGGACTGCTCCCCGGCGCCCTGCTCCGCAACGCGAGCCTCCGCTTTGTGAGTGCCCCGGTCACGCTGCGCGTGGAGAGCATCGCCACCAAGTTCACGAGCCAGTATCACGTCGGACAGCGGATCTCCATCCCCGTCGCGCACGGCGACGGCCGCTACACCGCCGACGCCGACACGCTGGCGCGTCTCGAGGGCGACGGCCATGTCGTCTTCCGTTACGTGGATGCGCACGGCGAGGCCACCGAAGCGGCCAATCCGAATGGCTCGCTGCGCAATATCGCCGGCATCATCAATGCTACCGGCAACGTGCTGGGCATGATGCCCCACCCGGAGCGCGCCCTCGAGCCCGCGCTCGGTTCGGTGGATGGCGCGCCCCTCTTCGCATCCATTCTTGACACCCTGCTGGCCGGAGCTGAGGCATGAGTTCGACGGTTCCCACTTCGTCCCGCGTGGAACCCCGGGCGGGCGATCCGGCCATCACGCCCGCGCTCGTCGCGGAGCACGGGATCACGGAGTTCGAGTACGAGCGGTTGGTGAACATGCTCGGTCGGACGCCCACGTTCACCGAGATCGGCGTCGTCAGTGCCCTGTGGAGCGAGCACTGCTCCTACAAGCATTCACGTCCGATGCTCAAGACGCTCCCGACCAAGGCGCCGTGGGTGCTGCAGGGGCCCGGTGAGAACGCGGGCGTCATCTCGGTCGGCGACGGATGGGCGGTGGCCTTCAAGATCGAGTCGCACAATCACCCTTCGGCGGTGGAGCCGTATCAGGGCGCCGCAACCGGCGTGGGCGGCATTCTGCGTGACGTCTTCACGATGGGGGCCCGTCCGATCGCGCTGCTGAACTCGCTGCGCTTCGGGCCGCTCTCGTCGCCGCGTGTGCGCTGGCTCTTCTCCGGCGTGGTGAAGGGGATCGGCGACTACGGCAACTGCGTGGGCGTGCCCACCGTAGGTGGCGAGGTCGTCTTCGATCCGTCGTACGAAGGCAACCCGCTCGTGAACGCGATGTGCGTGGGGCTCATGCGCGAGGATGAACTCATCCGCGCGGTGGCGAGCGGGGTCGGCAATCCCATCATGGCGGTGGGCGCACGCACCGGCCGCGATGGCATTCATGGAGCCTCGTTCGCGTCGGAAGATCTGTCGGAAGCGAGCGATGCCAAGCGCCCCATGGTGCAGGTCGGTGATCCGTTCACCGAGAAGCTGCTGCTGGAGGCGTCGCTGGAGCTGATTCGCAGCGGGCACATTGTGGCCATTCAGGACATGGGCGCCGCCGGTCTCACGTCGTCCTCGGCGGAAATGGCCGAGCGCGGCGATGTCGGCGTGACGATCGATGTCACGAAGGTCCCGGTGCGCGAGCAGGGGATGACACCGTACGAGATCCTGCTCTCGGAGTCGCAGGAGCGGATGCTCGTCGTGGCCAAGCAGGGGCACGAGGACGACGTGCGGGCGATTCTCGCCAAGTGGGACCTCGAAGCCGCCGTCATCGGCGAAGTGATCGCCGAGCCGGTCTATCGCGTGACCGAAGGTGACAAGATCGTCGCCGAGTTCCCGGGCTCGCGCCTGGTGACGGAGTGCCCGCAGTACGTGCTCGAGCCGCGCGAGAGCGAGGCACTCAAGGCCGCGCGGCACCGCGATCCGCATGCGGTGACGCCGCTGCCGGAAGAGCGCGATCATAGCTGGACGCTCGAGCGGCTTCTTTCCTCGCCCACGATCGCGAGCAAGCGGTGGGTGTGGCAGCAGTACGATTCGACCGTGCGGACGAGCACCGTGCGAGGCCCGGGCAGCGATGCCGCGGTGGTGCGCCTGCGCGGGACCGACAAGGCCATCGCGCTGTGCATCGACGGTAACGGCCGGCACGTCGCGCTCTCGCCGCGGAATGGCGGCCGCGCCGCGGTGTGTGAGGCGGCGCGCAACGTGGCGTGCACCGGGGCCCGCCCGATGGCGATCACGAACAACCTCAACTTCGGCAACCCGAAGAAGCCCGAGGTGTACTTCCAGCTCAGCGAAGCCATCAAGGGCATGGGCGAGGCGTGCACAGTCCTCGAGTCGCCGGTGACCGGCGGCAACGTCTCGCTGTACAACGAGAATCCGCAGGGCGCCATTCATCCGACGCCGACCATCGGCATGGTGGGACTCATCGAGTCGATGGCCCACGTGACGCCGAGTGGCTTCCAGCAGGTGGGCGATGAGATCGTGCTGCTCGGCGAGAACACGGCGGAGCTTGGCGCGAGTGAGTATCTGCTGGCGCTCCACGGGCTCACGATCGGCGAACCGCCGGTGTGTGATCCGACCCGGGAACGGGCGCTGATCGATGCGCTCTTGGCGGCGATCAAGGCCGGCGCGGTGCGCTCGGCGCACGATTGCAGCGACGGTGGCCTGGCAGTTGCGCTCGCGGAGTGCGCGATCCTCAATCGGGAGCAGCTCTTTGGCTTCACGGTGGATCTGTCGGTCTGGGCCACCCTGCCCCATCGCGCGCTGCTCTTTGGCGAAGCACATGGACGCGTCGTGGTCTCCACCGCCGATAGCGCCGCGGTGCTGGCCGCTGCGGCGCAGTATGGCGTACCCGCCCGGGTCATCGGGCGCGTCACGAGCGCCGAGGAAGGCGCCCGGGTGACGATTTCGGACGACACGTTCACGGCTCCCGTGACGTGGCTCGCGAAGGCGTTTCATGAGGCCATTCCGCAGGCGATGGACGGCGATACGCCGGCCGAGCATGCGGTGTCGGCGTCGCACGCCCCTTCCAACGACTGATCGGGAGTTTTCTCCATGTGTGGGATCTTTGGCGTCTACGGGCACACGGATGCGGCCGCGCTCACGCAGCTCGGTTTGTATTCGCTGCAGCACCGCGGCCAGGAGTCAGCAGGGATCGTGGCGGTGAGCGAGAGCGGCATCGCGCGTGCCAGTCGCGCGATGGGGCTCGTCTCGGAGGGGTTCAGCGAATCCGATATGGAAACGCTGACGGGCCCCATCGCGATCGGGCACACGCGCTATAGCACGGCCGGGTCGTCGGCGATCGAGAACGCGCAGCCGATCCTGGCGCGCGTGCGGCAGGGGCACATCGCGCTCGCGCACAACGGCAATCTGACGAACGCGGTGGAGCTGCGCCGTGAACTCGAGGACGCCGGGGCGATCTTCGCCAGCACGATGGACTCCGAGGTCATCGTGCATCGCATTGCCCGCGCCTACGGCAATTCGCCGGAGGAGCGTGTGGCGCGCGCCCTCGCCGGTGTCGAGGGCGCATACTGCCTGCTCGTGCTGCTCGGCGAGACGGTGATCGTCGCGCGCGATCCGCACGGCTGGCGACCGCTGGTCATGGGGCGCCTCGGCGACAGCATCGTGTTTGCGTCGGAGACGTGCGCGCTCGATATCGTCGGGGCCACGATCGAGCGGGAGATCGCGCCCGGTGAGATTGTGGCCGTGGACGAACTCGGCCTGCGCACGATGCATGTGCTGCCGTCGGCGCCGCTCAATCGCTGCGTCTTCGAGCACGTGTACTTCGCGCGCCCCGACAGCAACGTTTTCGGTGGCTCGGTGGATCGTTCGCGGCGCGCGCTCGGCCGTCAGCTGGCGCGGGAGTGCCCGGCGCCAGGGGCCGAGGTCGTGTTCGCCGTACCCGATTCGTCCAACTCGGCGGCGCTGGGCTTTGCCGAGGAGAGCGGCGTGCCCTACGAGCTGGCGCTCATCCGTAACCACTACGTCGGGCGCACCTTCATTCAGCCCACGCAGTCGGGGCGCACGGCCAAGGTGAAGGTCAAGTACAACCCGGTGCGCGAGCTCATCGAAGGGAAGAGCGTCGTCATGGTCGACGACTCCATCGTGCGCGGGACGACCACCAAGGGCCTTGTGTCGCTGGTGCGGGCGGCGGGGGCTCGGGAAGTGCATATGCGCGTCTCGAGTGCCCCGATTATCAGCCCGTGCTACTACGGCATCGACACGCCCCGGAAGACCGAGCTGATCGCGGCGCAGATGACGCACGAGGAACTCGTGCGTCATTTGGGCGTTGACTCCCTCGGGTACCTCTCGATTGACGGCATGCTGACCGCGATGCCGGACGGACCGGGGGGATATTGCCATGCCTGCTTCTCCGGTCGGTATCCGACGGCGACTCCGGTCGACGCGGAGCTGCTTCGCGCCGGTGGAGGCATTCCCCTTCCTCTGGCCGTTGGCTGATTGCCACCGGCTCGCCCCGCCCCCTTGGAGACCCCGCCTGTGACGCGCTCGGTATACTTCTTCGGCAACGGTAAGGCCGACGGAACGCGGGACATGAAGGCGGTGCTTGGCGGCAAGGGCGCCAATCTCGCGGAGATGACGAACCTCGGCGTGCCGGTGCCGCCGGGGTTCACCATCGCGGCGCAGGCGTGCATCGAGTACCTGGATCACGGGGGCATTGCCGACGCGCTCCGCGCGGAGGTGGAGACGGCCCTCGTGACGCTGCAGGAGGTGTCCGGCAAGCGTTTCGGCGACCCGGCCAACCCCCTCCTCGTCTCGGTCCGCTCGGGGG from Gemmatimonadaceae bacterium encodes the following:
- the purF gene encoding amidophosphoribosyltransferase, with product MCGIFGVYGHTDAAALTQLGLYSLQHRGQESAGIVAVSESGIARASRAMGLVSEGFSESDMETLTGPIAIGHTRYSTAGSSAIENAQPILARVRQGHIALAHNGNLTNAVELRRELEDAGAIFASTMDSEVIVHRIARAYGNSPEERVARALAGVEGAYCLLVLLGETVIVARDPHGWRPLVMGRLGDSIVFASETCALDIVGATIEREIAPGEIVAVDELGLRTMHVLPSAPLNRCVFEHVYFARPDSNVFGGSVDRSRRALGRQLARECPAPGAEVVFAVPDSSNSAALGFAEESGVPYELALIRNHYVGRTFIQPTQSGRTAKVKVKYNPVRELIEGKSVVMVDDSIVRGTTTKGLVSLVRAAGAREVHMRVSSAPIISPCYYGIDTPRKTELIAAQMTHEELVRHLGVDSLGYLSIDGMLTAMPDGPGGYCHACFSGRYPTATPVDAELLRAGGGIPLPLAVG
- the purQ gene encoding phosphoribosylformylglycinamidine synthase subunit PurQ; translation: MKAGIVRFPGSNCDEDALHAIADHLGQEAVYLWHKDHDLQGVDLVILPGGFSYGDYLRAGAIARFSPIMQEVVAHAKKGGLVLGICNGFQIACEAGLLPGALLRNASLRFVSAPVTLRVESIATKFTSQYHVGQRISIPVAHGDGRYTADADTLARLEGDGHVVFRYVDAHGEATEAANPNGSLRNIAGIINATGNVLGMMPHPERALEPALGSVDGAPLFASILDTLLAGAEA
- the purL gene encoding phosphoribosylformylglycinamidine synthase subunit PurL, which codes for MSSTVPTSSRVEPRAGDPAITPALVAEHGITEFEYERLVNMLGRTPTFTEIGVVSALWSEHCSYKHSRPMLKTLPTKAPWVLQGPGENAGVISVGDGWAVAFKIESHNHPSAVEPYQGAATGVGGILRDVFTMGARPIALLNSLRFGPLSSPRVRWLFSGVVKGIGDYGNCVGVPTVGGEVVFDPSYEGNPLVNAMCVGLMREDELIRAVASGVGNPIMAVGARTGRDGIHGASFASEDLSEASDAKRPMVQVGDPFTEKLLLEASLELIRSGHIVAIQDMGAAGLTSSSAEMAERGDVGVTIDVTKVPVREQGMTPYEILLSESQERMLVVAKQGHEDDVRAILAKWDLEAAVIGEVIAEPVYRVTEGDKIVAEFPGSRLVTECPQYVLEPRESEALKAARHRDPHAVTPLPEERDHSWTLERLLSSPTIASKRWVWQQYDSTVRTSTVRGPGSDAAVVRLRGTDKAIALCIDGNGRHVALSPRNGGRAAVCEAARNVACTGARPMAITNNLNFGNPKKPEVYFQLSEAIKGMGEACTVLESPVTGGNVSLYNENPQGAIHPTPTIGMVGLIESMAHVTPSGFQQVGDEIVLLGENTAELGASEYLLALHGLTIGEPPVCDPTRERALIDALLAAIKAGAVRSAHDCSDGGLAVALAECAILNREQLFGFTVDLSVWATLPHRALLFGEAHGRVVVSTADSAAVLAAAAQYGVPARVIGRVTSAEEGARVTISDDTFTAPVTWLAKAFHEAIPQAMDGDTPAEHAVSASHAPSND
- the purS gene encoding phosphoribosylformylglycinamidine synthase subunit PurS gives rise to the protein MTRYRCAVHIVPRRGILDPQGKAVADALHSLGFADVGDVRVGRYVIVETQADSPDAARSNIKAMCEKLLANPVTEDFDIASVERA